The following proteins come from a genomic window of Mycobacterium sp. DL:
- a CDS encoding cation:proton antiporter regulatory subunit produces MDVNEVLLPGVGLRYEFDNTDGDRIGVVAKRAGDFEVVLYAAEDPDVAQPLFHLSVDEAEALAQILGAPRIAERFADLTHEVPGLDAGQVAVEPGSPYADRPLGDARVRTRTGASIVAVVRDDEVLPSPGPADVLRAGDILVVIGTAEGITSVERIFDKG; encoded by the coding sequence ATGGACGTCAATGAGGTGCTGCTGCCCGGCGTGGGTCTGCGCTACGAGTTCGACAACACCGACGGCGACCGCATCGGCGTCGTCGCCAAGCGGGCGGGTGACTTCGAGGTGGTGCTGTACGCGGCCGAGGACCCTGATGTCGCTCAACCCCTGTTCCATCTCAGCGTCGACGAAGCCGAGGCCCTTGCGCAGATCCTCGGTGCCCCCCGTATCGCCGAACGTTTCGCGGATCTGACCCACGAGGTGCCCGGCCTCGATGCCGGGCAGGTGGCCGTGGAACCCGGCAGCCCCTACGCCGACCGCCCGCTCGGTGACGCCCGGGTGCGTACCCGCACCGGGGCCTCGATCGTCGCGGTGGTGCGAGACGACGAGGTGCTGCCGTCACCGGGACCCGCCGACGTCCTGCGGGCCGGAGACATCCTGGTGGTCATCGGAACGGCCGAGGGCATCACGTCCGTCGAGCGCATCTTCGACAAGGGCTGA
- a CDS encoding PQQ-dependent sugar dehydrogenase: MGESAAITEAERSTGGYARYVGRVGGLAFALGVGAAVLAGAGAASADTSDSGGASSSTSDASSSDTSSSDTDAGPRSKRSSETTQESETASESDATDDAETETDDADDADDADETDETEIEPDEEEVESSSPAAEEADMPAGSRAADVDEPSSTQSMSVAPPAAVEPSPWERFFENETPTLGYNPAENTTIEGRIEGDLHPEDGDSTQLTYTATRPDHGTVVINPDGTFVYTPGASYAGQDRFDVTVSDARSGFHIHGFAGLLNLLSFGILGNSGHRTTETVFIGFERAVVASGLNSPVDFRFLPDGRVIVAEKAGAIRIVENGAAGAPLITLSVATLGERGVSGLAVDPDFADNGHLYVAYTTSALRNRLSQLTVVGNAAGSEVVLLESTVSAALNHQGGALGFGPDGTLYWGLGDNGSGANSQDLTNLHGKILRINPDGSVPSDNPAISGARAEIFAYGLRNPFRLAFTPSGALLVADVGAASFEEVNLVTAGGNYGWPGAEGVCASCTSIDPIYTYPRGGGAAITSVLVYDGTTFGPAYQNKVFIADLVQGWIKVLTCTPEFTSCGNPEDFDLQAGTTLGLLQGPDGNVYQLTYSGSLVRIAPAGTSSV, translated from the coding sequence ATGGGGGAATCAGCAGCCATCACGGAGGCGGAGCGGTCGACAGGCGGTTACGCCCGCTACGTCGGCAGAGTCGGCGGGTTGGCGTTCGCGCTGGGGGTCGGCGCCGCTGTACTCGCCGGCGCCGGGGCGGCATCGGCCGACACGTCGGATTCCGGCGGGGCTTCGTCGAGCACGTCGGACGCGTCGTCGTCGGACACGTCGTCGTCGGACACCGACGCCGGACCCAGGTCGAAACGGTCGTCTGAGACGACACAAGAGTCCGAAACAGCATCGGAGTCAGACGCCACCGACGACGCTGAGACGGAGACCGACGACGCGGACGACGCGGACGACGCGGACGAAACGGACGAAACCGAGATCGAACCGGACGAGGAGGAGGTCGAATCCTCCTCTCCGGCAGCAGAAGAAGCCGACATGCCGGCCGGGTCCCGGGCGGCCGACGTCGATGAGCCGTCGTCAACTCAGAGCATGAGCGTCGCACCGCCGGCTGCCGTCGAACCCAGTCCATGGGAGCGCTTCTTCGAGAACGAGACGCCGACGCTGGGATACAACCCGGCCGAGAACACCACCATCGAGGGCCGCATCGAAGGCGACCTGCACCCCGAGGACGGCGACTCGACGCAGTTGACGTACACCGCGACCAGGCCCGACCACGGGACCGTGGTGATCAATCCGGACGGCACGTTCGTCTACACCCCCGGCGCCAGCTACGCCGGGCAGGACAGGTTCGACGTCACGGTCAGCGACGCCCGCAGCGGGTTCCACATTCACGGCTTCGCGGGTCTGCTGAACCTGCTGTCCTTCGGGATCCTGGGCAACAGCGGGCACCGCACCACCGAGACCGTGTTCATCGGGTTCGAGCGGGCCGTCGTCGCATCCGGACTGAACTCGCCGGTGGACTTCCGTTTCCTCCCCGACGGCCGAGTCATCGTCGCCGAAAAAGCCGGCGCGATAAGGATCGTCGAGAACGGCGCTGCCGGTGCGCCGCTGATCACCCTGTCGGTCGCTACACTCGGCGAGCGGGGCGTCAGCGGGCTGGCCGTTGATCCGGACTTCGCCGACAACGGCCATCTCTACGTCGCCTACACCACCTCGGCGCTGCGAAACCGGTTGTCGCAGTTGACGGTCGTCGGCAATGCTGCCGGATCCGAAGTGGTGCTGCTGGAGTCGACGGTCTCCGCTGCGCTCAATCATCAGGGTGGCGCACTCGGCTTCGGCCCCGACGGAACGCTCTACTGGGGGCTGGGCGACAACGGGTCCGGGGCCAACTCGCAGGACCTCACGAATCTGCACGGCAAGATCCTGCGCATCAATCCGGATGGCTCCGTACCGTCGGACAACCCGGCCATCTCAGGCGCGCGCGCCGAGATCTTCGCCTACGGCCTGCGCAACCCGTTCCGGCTGGCGTTCACACCGAGCGGCGCACTGCTGGTCGCCGACGTGGGGGCGGCGTCCTTCGAAGAGGTCAACCTGGTGACCGCAGGAGGCAATTACGGTTGGCCGGGCGCGGAGGGCGTCTGCGCCAGTTGCACGTCGATCGATCCGATCTACACCTACCCCCGCGGCGGTGGAGCCGCGATCACGTCGGTACTCGTTTATGACGGAACAACATTCGGTCCCGCCTACCAGAACAAGGTGTTCATCGCCGACCTGGTGCAGGGGTGGATCAAGGTGTTGACGTGCACGCCGGAGTTCACCTCCTGCGGCAATCCGGAGGACTTCGATCTGCAGGCGGGCACGACCCTCGGGCTGTTGCAGGGTCCTGACGGCAACGTCTACCAGCTGACCTACTCGGGCTCGCTGGTGCGGATCGCACCGGCAGGCACTTCATCGGTCTGA